A stretch of Desulfotalea psychrophila LSv54 DNA encodes these proteins:
- the infA gene encoding translation initiation factor IF-1, translating to MAKEEAIEVEGTIIEPLPNAMFRVELDNGHKVLAHISGKMRMHFIKILPGDRVTVELSPYDLTRGRVTFRTKNTKKKK from the coding sequence ATGGCAAAAGAAGAAGCTATTGAAGTTGAAGGTACCATTATTGAGCCCTTGCCTAATGCGATGTTTCGTGTTGAATTGGACAATGGCCATAAGGTACTGGCACATATTTCAGGTAAGATGCGAATGCACTTTATTAAAATTTTACCTGGTGATAGAGTAACTGTTGAGTTATCTCCTTACGATTTAACAAGGGGAAGGGTTACTTTTCGGACAAAAAATACTAAAAAGAAAAAATAG
- the rpmJ gene encoding 50S ribosomal protein L36 yields the protein MKVRASVKKICSDCKVYKRNGVVRVSCKVKKHKQRQG from the coding sequence ATGAAAGTACGCGCATCTGTTAAAAAAATTTGCAGTGACTGTAAGGTTTATAAGCGCAATGGTGTAGTTCGCGTATCCTGTAAAGTTAAAAAACATAAGCAGAGGCAGGGATAA